A stretch of Dysidea avara chromosome 5, odDysAvar1.4, whole genome shotgun sequence DNA encodes these proteins:
- the LOC136255540 gene encoding N-acetylgalactosamine-6-sulfatase-like, which yields MKQAGYSTAMFGKWHLGDFKKLDGSNKKWPISHPGQHGFDKWWATERSAPTSSPNCGCFLLSECVQGHYGKHPACINYHTNKTDTIKSWKYPITGDDSNFIWHLAKRYITKRAKSKQPFFLYLPFHTVHIPYIATHENREMYLKQNYTKDQADYYGAITALDEVIGKLRSMLKKLGIKNNTLLWFTSDNGPARKTPGDTNGLRGHKQLLYEGGVRVPGMIEWPDVISSNKVSWFPVISSDLLPTVRDILGVKPSDDRPIDGISILPFLQGKIDHRNQSMYWGFNIRGNFSSEYSMSTSGDQYKLVGTYKNGRVVHYELYDLLNDLGETTDLKDKFPTISNELLNQTEEWRKSVMESVDKVGCLGRA from the coding sequence ATGAAACAGGCTGGTTATTCTACTGCCATGTTTGGTAAATGGCATTTAGGAGACTTTAAAAAACTTGACGGTAGCAATAAAAAGTGGCCAATATCTCATCCTGGACAACATGGGTTTGACAAATGGTGGGCCACTGAGAGATCAGCTCCAACTTCTTCTCCTAACTGTGGATGTTTCCTACTTTCTGAATGTGTACAAGGACACTATGGTAAACATCCAGCATGCATCAACTACCATACTAACAAAACGGACACCATTAAATCATGGAAATATCCTATCACTGGAGATGACTCTAATTTTATTTGGCACCTGGCTAAGAGATACATTACAAAACGGGCTAAGTCTAAACAGCCATTTTTTCTCTACCTTCCTTTCCACACTGTACACATTCCTTACATTGCTACACATGAAAACAGAGAAATGTACCTAAAACAAAACTACACTAAAGATCAAGCAGATTACTATGGAGCCATCACTGCTTTAGATGAAGTCATTGGAAAGCTACGAAGCATGTTGAAAAAGTTGGGAATTAAAAACAACACTCTTCTCTGGTTTACTAGTGACAACGGACCAGCACGTAAAACTCCAGGTGACACTAATGGTCTACGGGGACATAAACAGTTATTATATGAAGGAGGAGTACGTGTTCCAGGAATGATAGAGTGGCCAGATGTGATCAGTAGTAACAAAGTGTCATGGTTCCCAGTAATATCTAGTGATCTACTACCAACTGTTCGTGATATACTGGGTGTTAAGCCTAGTGATGATCGTCCAATAGATGGTATTTCTATACTTCCATTTCTACAAGGGAAAATAGACCACAGAAACCAGTCTATGTATTGGGGCTTCAATATCAGGGGCAATTTTAGTAGTGAATACAGCATGTCTACCAGTGGAGACCAGTATAAACTGGTAGGTACCTATAAGAATGGCAGGGTGGTTCATTATGAATTGTATGACTTATTGAATGATCTTGGGGAGACTACAGACTTAAAGGATAAGTTCCCCACCATCAGTAATGAACTACTAAACCAAACTGAAGAGTGGAGGAAGTCTGTGATGGAAAGTGTTGATAAAGTTGGATGTCTTGGAAGAGCATAG
- the LOC136254943 gene encoding cAMP-dependent protein kinase catalytic subunit beta-like isoform X2, producing MGNAATSKKDGVVQAYLAQAKEEFHRKWEAKVDPVAAKLDDFTRIRTLGTGSFGRVILVQHKKTNQFLAMKVLDKAKVVKLKQTEHTLYEKKILHSINFPFVVNMQFAFKDNSNLYMVLEYVAGGEMFSHLRRIGRFSESHSRFYASQIILAFEYLHNLDIIYRDLKPENILIDHEGFVKITDFGFAKKIKGRTWTLCGTPEYLAPEIILSKGYNKSVDWWSLGVLMYEMAAGYPPFFADQPIQIYEKIVSGKVRFPSHFTADLKDLLRNVLQVDLTKRFGNLKNGVQDIKSHKWFAPTDWIATYQRKVDVPFIPKCKGAGDASNYDTYDEEEIRVSGTEKFAKEFTDF from the exons ATGGGCAACGCGGCAACGTCGAAAAAGGACGGAG TTGTGCAGGCGTACTTGGCACAGGCTAAAGAAGAATTCCACCGAAAATGGGAGGCCAAAGTGGATCCT GTTGCAGCCAAGCTAGATGATTTTACAAGAATTAGAACGCTAGGCACTGGTTCATTTGGCAGAGTTATCCTAGTGCAGCATAAAAAGACAAACCAATTCTTGGCCATGAAAGTGCTAGATAAAGCCAAG gtTGTAAAGCTCAAGCAGACAGAACATACCCTTTACGAGAAGAAGATTCTGCACTCAATTAATTTTCCTTTTGTAGTGAACATGCAGTTTGCCTTCAAG GACAATTCCAACCTTTACATGGTATTGGAGTATGTAGCTGGTGGAGAGATGTTTTCTCACTTACGAAGAATTGGTCGCTTTAGCGAGTCTCACTCCAGATTCTATGCTTCTCAGATTATCCTGGCCTTTGAGTACCTGCATAACTTGGACATTATTTACAG GGACTTGAAACCAGAAAACATCTTGATTGATCATGAAGGATTTGTTAAG ATCACTGATTTTGGATTTGCTAAGAAAATCAAGGGACGTACCTGGACATTGTGTGGGACGCCTGAGTACCTTGCTCCAGAAATTATCCTGTCTAAG GGGTACAACAAATCTGTTGACTGGTGGTCCTTGGGTGTCCTTATGTATGAAATGGCAGCCGGCTATCCACCATTCTTTGCCGACCAACCAATACAGATCTATGAAAAGATTGTATCAGGAAAA GTGCGTTTTCCATCCCACTTCACTGCAGATCTAAAAGATTTACTGCGGAATGTACTACAAGTAGATCTCACAAAACGTTTTGGTAATCTCAAGAATGGAGTACAAGATATTAAGAGCCACAAGTGGTTTGCCCCTACTGACTGGATAGCCACTTACCAGAGGAAG GTTGATGTTCCCTTTATTCCCAAGTGTAAGGGAGCTGGAGACGCAAGCAACTATGATACTTATGATGAAGAAGAAATCAGAGTGTCTGGAACAGAGAAATTTGCCAAGGAGTTTACAGATTTCTGA
- the LOC136255541 gene encoding transmembrane protein 104 homolog isoform X1, which yields MDFSCLTKLCRRQAQNGDKVRSVSVVSGFFFMINFVVGTGFLSVPYAFYKAGVISGAVTLIVLSFISWNTANYIVETMARAQALENWKNDRLHSKEADNMKDNPPLDNDPKVVHPDFTIRMDRKFELAELCQIFYGVPVKYLYMICLSIILLMGCWSCTTVAGTAWSTNIPFNFGSLEQCPDGAFKGHIFPNHPHGCIDSYRFSVMIFALIVIPLSLLELTDQKYLQVLLGLMRFFTVICIVVFCVAKLITDPHGNAGHNYNNTKYDYGHELFKFDYAGWLLSIPVFVYGQILHMSIPSLTQPIKAKQWLRAFFAAVFACTTLLYTSLGLLVSLWFKGYVQETCTLNFVTPAHHSSSTALRVMSYYIIIFPSLDVSSAFPLINVTIANNLFILIMGVDTSQASNVRYGRLVKMSLRVVCAVIPITAALFTTNLVFIVKYGGILGLTMCYFFPIALQLKSQYKCYLVFGGSGNQKVQDEQSYSGSHASDDQQQPLLLRQAIREDTKRHPWWYNPAYSTQYATVLSHPVSVVVFTVLSSIACGLAIASLVGS from the exons ATGGATTTTTCTTGTCTAACAAAGCTGTGCAGGAGACAAGCACAAAATGGGGATAAGGTACGCTCGGTTAGCGTAGTAAGCGGTTTCTTTTTCATGATCAATTTCGTGGTGGGCACAGGGTTTCTCAGCGTACCGTATGCTTTCTACAAAGCAGGAGTGATCTCTGGAGCAGTTACTCTTATTGTACTATCGTTCATCAGTTGGAATACCGCCAACTATATTGTGGAGACCATGGCAAGAGCTCAG GCTTTGGAGAACTGGAAGAATGACAGACTGCACTCAAAGGAGGCTGATAACATGAAAGACAATCCACCACTTGATAATGATCCTAAAGTTGTACACCCAGACTTTACAATACGGATGGATCGTAAATTTGAACTGGCTGAGCTGTGCCAAATATTTTACGGTGTCCCTGTCAAATACCTATACATGATCTGCCTTTCTATTATATTACTGATGGGTTGTTGGTCTTGTACTACTGTGGCTGGAACAGCCTGGTCTACAAATATCCCCTTCAACTTTGGTTCCCTTGAACAATGCCCTGATGGAGCCTTCAAAGGACACATCTTTCCTAATCATCCTCATGGCTGTATAGATTCGTACCGATTCAGCGTCATGATATTTGCCTTGATTGTTATACCGCTATCACTGCTGGAGCTCACTGATCAGAAATACCTCCAAGTTTTGTTAGGGTTGATGAGATTTTTTACAGTAATCTGTATTGTGGTGTTTTGTGTTGCTAAACTGATAACTGATCCACACGGTAACGCTGGTCATAACTACAATAACACGAAATACGATTATGGACATGAATTGTTTAAGTTCGACTACGCTGGCTGGTTGTTATCTATTCCTGTGTTCGTTTATGGACAGATTCTTCATATGAGTATACCTTCATTGACACAGCCAATTAAAGCTAAGCAGTGGCTTAGAGCATTCTTTGCTGCTGTGTTTGCATGCACAACATTGCTGTACACATCTCTTGGCCTGTTAGTTTCACTGTGGTTTAAAGGATATGTGCAAGAAACCTGTACCCTGAACTTT GTGACCCCTGCACATCATAGCTCTTCAACTGCTCTTCGAGTGATGTcttattatattataattttcCCCTCATTAGATGTGTCATCAGCTTTTCCCCTAATTAATGTCACAATTGCTAACAACCTCTTCATACTTATCATGGGAGTGGACACTTCTCAAGCCAGCAATGTCAGATATGGTCGCTTAGTTAAGATGTCACTGCGTGTTGTATGCGCAGTCATTCCGATTACTGCTGCATTATTTACTACAAATTTAGTATTCATAGTCAAATATGGAGGAATACTAGGACTAACCATGTGCTATTTCTTCCCAATTGCATTACAGTTGAAATCTCAGTACAAATGCTATCTTGTATTTGGTGGTAGTGGAAATCAAAAGGTGCAAGATGAACAATCTTATTCTGGTAGCCATGCCAGCGATGATCAACAACAGCCACTTCTTTTAAGACAGGCAATCAGAGAGGACACTAAAAGACATCCCTGGTGGTACAACCCAGCCTACTCTACACAGTATGCCACTGTCCTAAGTCATCCAGTATCAGTCGTAGTGTTTACTGTACTGTCATCAATTGCTTGTGGTCTAGCTATTGCTAGTTTAGTTGGATCTTAG
- the LOC136255541 gene encoding transmembrane protein 104 homolog isoform X2: MARAQALENWKNDRLHSKEADNMKDNPPLDNDPKVVHPDFTIRMDRKFELAELCQIFYGVPVKYLYMICLSIILLMGCWSCTTVAGTAWSTNIPFNFGSLEQCPDGAFKGHIFPNHPHGCIDSYRFSVMIFALIVIPLSLLELTDQKYLQVLLGLMRFFTVICIVVFCVAKLITDPHGNAGHNYNNTKYDYGHELFKFDYAGWLLSIPVFVYGQILHMSIPSLTQPIKAKQWLRAFFAAVFACTTLLYTSLGLLVSLWFKGYVQETCTLNFVTPAHHSSSTALRVMSYYIIIFPSLDVSSAFPLINVTIANNLFILIMGVDTSQASNVRYGRLVKMSLRVVCAVIPITAALFTTNLVFIVKYGGILGLTMCYFFPIALQLKSQYKCYLVFGGSGNQKVQDEQSYSGSHASDDQQQPLLLRQAIREDTKRHPWWYNPAYSTQYATVLSHPVSVVVFTVLSSIACGLAIASLVGS; encoded by the exons ATGGCAAGAGCTCAG GCTTTGGAGAACTGGAAGAATGACAGACTGCACTCAAAGGAGGCTGATAACATGAAAGACAATCCACCACTTGATAATGATCCTAAAGTTGTACACCCAGACTTTACAATACGGATGGATCGTAAATTTGAACTGGCTGAGCTGTGCCAAATATTTTACGGTGTCCCTGTCAAATACCTATACATGATCTGCCTTTCTATTATATTACTGATGGGTTGTTGGTCTTGTACTACTGTGGCTGGAACAGCCTGGTCTACAAATATCCCCTTCAACTTTGGTTCCCTTGAACAATGCCCTGATGGAGCCTTCAAAGGACACATCTTTCCTAATCATCCTCATGGCTGTATAGATTCGTACCGATTCAGCGTCATGATATTTGCCTTGATTGTTATACCGCTATCACTGCTGGAGCTCACTGATCAGAAATACCTCCAAGTTTTGTTAGGGTTGATGAGATTTTTTACAGTAATCTGTATTGTGGTGTTTTGTGTTGCTAAACTGATAACTGATCCACACGGTAACGCTGGTCATAACTACAATAACACGAAATACGATTATGGACATGAATTGTTTAAGTTCGACTACGCTGGCTGGTTGTTATCTATTCCTGTGTTCGTTTATGGACAGATTCTTCATATGAGTATACCTTCATTGACACAGCCAATTAAAGCTAAGCAGTGGCTTAGAGCATTCTTTGCTGCTGTGTTTGCATGCACAACATTGCTGTACACATCTCTTGGCCTGTTAGTTTCACTGTGGTTTAAAGGATATGTGCAAGAAACCTGTACCCTGAACTTT GTGACCCCTGCACATCATAGCTCTTCAACTGCTCTTCGAGTGATGTcttattatattataattttcCCCTCATTAGATGTGTCATCAGCTTTTCCCCTAATTAATGTCACAATTGCTAACAACCTCTTCATACTTATCATGGGAGTGGACACTTCTCAAGCCAGCAATGTCAGATATGGTCGCTTAGTTAAGATGTCACTGCGTGTTGTATGCGCAGTCATTCCGATTACTGCTGCATTATTTACTACAAATTTAGTATTCATAGTCAAATATGGAGGAATACTAGGACTAACCATGTGCTATTTCTTCCCAATTGCATTACAGTTGAAATCTCAGTACAAATGCTATCTTGTATTTGGTGGTAGTGGAAATCAAAAGGTGCAAGATGAACAATCTTATTCTGGTAGCCATGCCAGCGATGATCAACAACAGCCACTTCTTTTAAGACAGGCAATCAGAGAGGACACTAAAAGACATCCCTGGTGGTACAACCCAGCCTACTCTACACAGTATGCCACTGTCCTAAGTCATCCAGTATCAGTCGTAGTGTTTACTGTACTGTCATCAATTGCTTGTGGTCTAGCTATTGCTAGTTTAGTTGGATCTTAG
- the LOC136254943 gene encoding cAMP-dependent protein kinase catalytic subunit beta-like isoform X1 — MSKLFGRSSGKSGDVVQAYLAQAKEEFHRKWEAKVDPVAAKLDDFTRIRTLGTGSFGRVILVQHKKTNQFLAMKVLDKAKVVKLKQTEHTLYEKKILHSINFPFVVNMQFAFKDNSNLYMVLEYVAGGEMFSHLRRIGRFSESHSRFYASQIILAFEYLHNLDIIYRDLKPENILIDHEGFVKITDFGFAKKIKGRTWTLCGTPEYLAPEIILSKGYNKSVDWWSLGVLMYEMAAGYPPFFADQPIQIYEKIVSGKVRFPSHFTADLKDLLRNVLQVDLTKRFGNLKNGVQDIKSHKWFAPTDWIATYQRKVDVPFIPKCKGAGDASNYDTYDEEEIRVSGTEKFAKEFTDF; from the exons ATGAGCAAGCTTTTTGGCCGGTCATCAGGAAAAAGTGGAGATG TTGTGCAGGCGTACTTGGCACAGGCTAAAGAAGAATTCCACCGAAAATGGGAGGCCAAAGTGGATCCT GTTGCAGCCAAGCTAGATGATTTTACAAGAATTAGAACGCTAGGCACTGGTTCATTTGGCAGAGTTATCCTAGTGCAGCATAAAAAGACAAACCAATTCTTGGCCATGAAAGTGCTAGATAAAGCCAAG gtTGTAAAGCTCAAGCAGACAGAACATACCCTTTACGAGAAGAAGATTCTGCACTCAATTAATTTTCCTTTTGTAGTGAACATGCAGTTTGCCTTCAAG GACAATTCCAACCTTTACATGGTATTGGAGTATGTAGCTGGTGGAGAGATGTTTTCTCACTTACGAAGAATTGGTCGCTTTAGCGAGTCTCACTCCAGATTCTATGCTTCTCAGATTATCCTGGCCTTTGAGTACCTGCATAACTTGGACATTATTTACAG GGACTTGAAACCAGAAAACATCTTGATTGATCATGAAGGATTTGTTAAG ATCACTGATTTTGGATTTGCTAAGAAAATCAAGGGACGTACCTGGACATTGTGTGGGACGCCTGAGTACCTTGCTCCAGAAATTATCCTGTCTAAG GGGTACAACAAATCTGTTGACTGGTGGTCCTTGGGTGTCCTTATGTATGAAATGGCAGCCGGCTATCCACCATTCTTTGCCGACCAACCAATACAGATCTATGAAAAGATTGTATCAGGAAAA GTGCGTTTTCCATCCCACTTCACTGCAGATCTAAAAGATTTACTGCGGAATGTACTACAAGTAGATCTCACAAAACGTTTTGGTAATCTCAAGAATGGAGTACAAGATATTAAGAGCCACAAGTGGTTTGCCCCTACTGACTGGATAGCCACTTACCAGAGGAAG GTTGATGTTCCCTTTATTCCCAAGTGTAAGGGAGCTGGAGACGCAAGCAACTATGATACTTATGATGAAGAAGAAATCAGAGTGTCTGGAACAGAGAAATTTGCCAAGGAGTTTACAGATTTCTGA
- the LOC136255539 gene encoding transmembrane protein 104 homolog, giving the protein MDVSWLTKLCRKRPQDGNKIRSVSVVSGFFFMINFVVGTGFLSVPYAFYKAGVISGAVTLIVLSFISWNTANWVVETMARAQALENWKNNRLHPREANNMGDSPPLDNDPKVVRPDFTIRMDRKFELAELCQIFYGVPIKYLYMIILSIILLMACWSCATVAGTAWSTNIPFNFGSLEQCPDGAFKGHIFPNHPHGCIDAYRFCVMIFALIVIPLSLLELTDQKYLQVLLGLMRFFTVICIVVFCIAKLITDPHGNAGHKYNNTNYDYGHELFKFDYSGWLLSVPVLAYGQILHMGIPSLTQPVRAKQRLRAFFAAVFTCTTLLYTSLGLLVSLWFKGYVQETCTLNFVSPAHHSSSTALRVMSYYIIFFPSLDVSSAFPLINVTIANNLFILIMGVDTSQASNVKYGRLVKISLRVVCAIFPITAALFATNLVFIVKYGGILGLTLCYFFPIALQLKSQYKCYLVFGGSGNQKVQDEQSYSGSHASDDQQQPLLLRQAIREDTKRHPWWYNPAYSTQYATVLSHPVSVVVLTVLSSIACGLAIASLVGS; this is encoded by the exons ATGGATGTTTCTTGGCTAACAAAGCTGTGCAGGAAACGGCCACAAGATGGAAATAAGATACGTTCAGTTAGTGTTGTAAGCGGTTTCTTTTTTATGATCAATTTCGTGGTGGGAACAGGGTTTCTCAGCGTACCGTACGCTTTCTACAAAGCAGGAGTGATCTCTGGAGCAGTTACACTAATTGTACTATCGTTCATCAGTTGGAATACCGCCAACTGGGTCGTAGAGACCATGGCAAGAGCTCAG GCTTTGGAGAACTGGAAGAATAACAGACTGCACCCAAGGGAGGCTAATAACATGGGAGACAGTCCACCACTTGATAATGATCCTAAAGTTGTACGCCCAGACTTCACAATACGGATGGACCGTAAATTTGAACTGGCTGAGCTATGCCAAATTTTTTATGGCGTTCCTATAAAATACCTGTATATGATAATCCTGTCTATTATATTACTGATGGCATGCTGGTCATGTGCTACTGTGGCTGGAACAGCCTGGTCTACAAATATTCCCTTCAACTTTGGTTCCCTTGAGCAATGCCCTGATGGAGCCTTCAAAGGACACATCTTTCCTAATCATCCTCATGGCTGTATAGATGCATACCGATTCTGTGTCATGATATTTGCCTTGATTGTTATACCGCTCTCACTGTTGGAGCTCACTGATCAGAAATACCTCCAAGTTTTGTTAGGGTTGATGAGATTTTTTACAGTAATCTGTATTGTGGTGTTTTGTATTGCTAAACTGATAACTGATCCACACGGCAATGCTGGTCATAAATACAATAACACTAATTATGATTATGGACATGAATTGTTTAAGTTTGATTACTCCGGCTGGCTGTTGTCTGTTCCTGTGTTGGCATATGGACAGATTCTTCACATGGGTATACCCTCACTGACACAGCCAGTTAGAGCTAAGCAACGATTGAGAGCATTCTTTGCTGCTGTGTTTACATGCACAACATTACTGTACACATCCCTTGGTctgctggtttctttgtggttTAAAGGATATGTTCAAGAAACCTGCACCTTGAACTTT GTGTCCCCTGCACATCATAGCTCTTCAACTGCTCTTCGAGTGATGTCATACTATATTATATTTTTCCCTTCGTTAGATGTGTCATCAGCTTTTCCCCTAATTAATGTCACAATTGCTAACAACCTCTTCATACTTATCATGGGAGTGGACACTTCTCAAGCCAGCAATGTCAAATATGGTCGTTTAGTAAAGATATCACTGCGTGTTGTGTGCGCAATCTTTCCAATTACTGCTGCATTGTTTGCTACAAATTTAGTATTCATAGTCAAATATGGAGGAATACTGGGACTAACGTTGTGCTATTTCTTCCCAATTGCATTACAGTTGAAATCTCAGTACAAATGCTATCTTGTATTTGGTGGTAGTGGAAATCAAAAGGTGCAAGATGAACAATCTTATTCTGGTAGCCATGCCAGCGATGATCAACAACAGCCACTTCTTTTAAGACAGGCAATCAGAGAGGACACTAAAAGACATCCCTGGTGGTACAACCCAGCCTACTCTACACAGTATGCCACTGTCCTAAGTCATCCAGTATCGGTTGTAGTGTTGACTGTACTGTCATCAATTGCTTGTGGTCTAGCTATTGCAAGTTTAGTGGGATCTTAG